From the genome of Vicia villosa cultivar HV-30 ecotype Madison, WI linkage group LG2, Vvil1.0, whole genome shotgun sequence, one region includes:
- the LOC131649397 gene encoding uncharacterized protein LOC131649397: MHARKSTRGSVPETFSVQGREGSSYVHNAIANIVTRILSEGHKVEGISVPLAQMPASDDDQGEQDDASKDSDKNVETSADKNYETPVVAKDVETTVNNDETPVAKDVETSEAINVEASGTKDDETLAPEKNEEWKFVYQRRLALERELANDALENQESADSDDDHAAGGDGEKMNADMDADSEDEYKSGSSSDEEMSEEDDDGTAGSED; the protein is encoded by the exons atgcatgcaagaaaatcaaccagAGGATCTGTCCCAGAAACGTTTTCTGTCCAGGGTAGAGAGGGCTCGTCCTATGTTCATAATGCGATTGCAAATATTGTCACCAGAATCTTGAGTGAAGGGCACAAGGTTGAAGGAATTTCTGTCCCTCTAGCCCAAATGCCTGCTTCCGATGATGATCAAGGTGAGCAAGATGATGCCAGCAAAGATTCTGATAAAAATGTTGAGACATCTGCTGATAAAAATTATGAGACTCCTGTTGTTGCTAAAGATGTTGAGACAACTGTCAATAATGATGAGACCCCTGTtgccaaagatgttgaaacatctgaagctatcaatgttgaagcATCTGGTACCAAAGATGATGAGACTCTTGCACCTGAGAAAAATGAGGAg TGGAAATTTgtgtatcaaagaaggctggccctTGAAAGAGagttagcaaatgatgctctggagaATCAAGAG tctgctgatagtgatgatgatCATGCTGCTGGTGGTGATGGTGAGAAAATGAATGCTGATATGGAtgctgatagtgaggatgaatatAAGTCTGGTAGCTCTAGTGATGAAGAGATGAGTGAGGAGGATGATGATGGTACTGCTGGCTCTGAAGATTAA